In the genome of Triticum urartu cultivar G1812 chromosome 5, Tu2.1, whole genome shotgun sequence, one region contains:
- the LOC125510988 gene encoding probable metal-nicotianamine transporter YSL3: protein MDATTPKAPNRTRQSSSPSPMDATIGDVSVASSVERVFESQPPLPGTWGQVTLRSMAISVVLGTVFGFVGLRIMMKAGIIQALNLPINVLSFFFLKWLINLQRAAGFTTLPFSRQENVLILTTVTTCLNTAICGGFANYVVGMTSGVAKSLGENPDPRDIVDNIPTGRWMLFLFLIGMVGVTASVPLNQVIHHLHILAECTCGALS, encoded by the exons ATGGACGCGACCACACCCAAAGCCCCCAATCGAACTCGCCAGAGCTCCAGCCCCTCACCCATGGACGCGACGATCGGAGATGTGAGCGTGGCGTCGTCGGTGGAGCGGGTCTTCGAGAGCCAGCCGCCGCTGCCGGGGACATGGGGCCAGGTGACGCTGCGGTCCATGGCCATCTCGGTGGTCCTCGGAACCGTGTTCGGCTTCGTCGGGCTGCGCATCATGATGAAGGCCGGCATCATACAGGCGCTCAACCTGCCCATCAACGTCCTCAGCTTCTTCTTCCTCAAGTGGCTCATCAACCTCCAGCGAGCCGCCGGCTTCACCACGCTGCCCTTCTCGCGCCAGGAGAACGTCCTGATCCTCACCACCGTCACCACCTGCCTTAACACAGCAATATGTG GTGGCTTTGCAAATTATGTAGTTGGAATGACTTCTGGTGTAGCCAAATCACTGGGAGAAAATCCAGATCCAAGAGATATTGTTGACAATATACCGACTGGACGATGGATGTTGTTCCTTTTCCTGATTGGTATGGTGGGAGTAACAGCTAGCGTGCCACTGAACCAGGTAATCCACCATTTACATATACTAGCTGAATGCACGTGCGGTGCATTGTCATGA
- the LOC125510987 gene encoding vacuolar protein sorting-associated protein 35B-like, whose protein sequence is MLPDGGGDDEERWLAEGIAGVQQNAFYMHRALDSNNLKDALKYSAQMLSELRTSRLSPHKYYELYMRAFDEMRKLEMFFREETRRGSCSVVDLYELVQHAGNVLPRLYLLCTVGSVYIKSKEAPAKDVLKDLVEMCRGIQHPLRGLFLRSYLSQISRDKLPDIGSEYEGDADSINDAVEFVLQNFIEMNKLWVRMQHQGPVREKDKRGKERNELRDLVGKNLHVLSQIEGVDLEMYKENVLPRISEQVVNCKDDLAQFYLMDCIIQVFPDEYHLQTLETLLSAFPQLQPSVDIKTVLSQLMDRLSNYAATSPEVLPEFLQVEAFAKFSNAIGKVIEAQVDMPVVGAVTLYVSLLTFTLRVHPDRLDYVDQVLGACVKKLSGKEKLEDSRATKQIVALLSAPLEKYSNIVTALELSNYPRVMDYLDNATTKVMALVIIQSIMKNTTCISTSDKIEALFDLIKGLIKDMDGAQDDELDEEDFKEEQNSVARLIHMLHNDDHDEMLKILCTVQKHILQGGPKRLPFTVPSLVFSALKLVRRLQGQDGDVTGEEVPATPKKIFQILHQTIEALQCIPCPELSLRLYLQCAEAANDCDLEPVAYEFFTQAFILYEEEIADSKAQITALHLIIGTLQRMNIFGVENRDTLTHKTTGYSAKLLKKPDQCRAVYACSHLFWTDDQDGIMDGERVLLCLKRALRIANAAQQMANVSKGSSGSVILFIEILNKYLYFFEKGIPQITNTVIQDLIELIRTEKQNDSSASDPSAEAFFASTLRYIEFQKQKGGSIGEKYEQIKAS, encoded by the exons ATGCTgcccgacggcggcggcgacgacgaggaGCGCTGGCTCGCCGAGGGCATCGCCGGCGTCCAGCAGAACGCCTTCTACATGCACCGCGCCCTC GACTCGAACAACCTCAAGGACGCGCTCAAGTACTCGGCGCAGATGCTCTCGGAGCTGCGCACCTCCAGGCTCTCCCCGCACAAGTACTACGAGCTAT ACATGAGGGCGTTTGATGAGATGCGGAAGCTGGAGATGTTCTTCAGGGAGGAGACCCGCCGGGGCAGCTGCTCCGTGGTTGACCTCTACGAGCTTGTTCAGCATGCTGGCAACGTGTTGCCGAGACT TTATCTGCTCTGCACAGTAGGATCTGTGTACATTAAATCAAAAGAGGCTCCCGCTAAAGATGTTCTGAAAGATCTTGTTGAAATGTGTCGGGGCATTCAACATCCTCTTCGTGGACTTTTCCTAAGAAGTTACCTCTCTCAGATAAGCCGAGACAAGCTACCTGATATTGGTTCAGAGTATGAAGG GGATGCTGATAGCATTAATGATGCAGTTGAATTTGTTCTTCAGAATTTCATAGAAATGAACAAACTCTGGGTTCGGATGCAGCATCAG GGGCCTGTTCGGGAGAAGGACAAGCGGGGGAAGGAAAGAAATGAACTGCGTGATCTG GTAGGCAAAAACCTTCACGTTCTAAGCCAAATCGAAGGCGTTGACCTTGAAATGTACAAAGAGAATGTTCTTCCAAGGATATCAGAACAG GTAGTTAATTGTAAGGACGATCTTGCACAGTTCTACCTGATGGACTGCATAATCCAAGTCTTTCCAGACGAATACCATCTACAGACATTGGAAACATTGTTGAGTGCCTTTCCCCAGCTACAG CCAAGTGTTGATATCAAAACGGTGCTATCTCAACTCATGGACAGATTGTCAAACTATGCTGCCACAAGTCCTGAA GTACTGCCAGAGTTTTTGCAAGTCGAAGCTTTTGCGAAGTTCAGCAATGCTATTGGAAAG GTGATAGAAGCTCAAGTTGACATGCCGGTTGTTGGAGCAGTAACTTTATATGTATCACTCCTTACATTTACTCTCCGCGTGCATCCAGATCGGCTTGATTATGTTGACCAAGTGCTG GGTGCATGCGTGAAGAAACTTTCTGGCAAGGAAAAACTTGAAGATAGCAGAGCAACGAAGCAAATTGTTGCACTTCTTAGTGCTCCCCTGGAGAAATATAGTAATATTGTTACTGCATTGGAGCTTTCAAATTATCCCCGGGTAATGGATTATCTGGATAATGCTACAACAAAAGTGATGGCTCTGGTAATAATTCAAAGCATAATGAAGAACACAACCTGCATATCTACTTCCGACAAG ATCGAGGCTCTTTTTGATTTAATTAAGGGCCTTATAAAAGATATGGATGGGGCTCAAGATGATGAG CTTGATGAAGAGGATTTTAAGGAGGAGCAGAATTCTGTAGCACGCCTTATTCACATGTTGCACAATGATGATCACGACGAGATGTTGAAG ATCTTATGTACTGTTCAGAAGCATATACTTCAGGGAGGTCCCAAGCGTCTACCTTTCACTGTGCCGTCGTTAGTATTCTCCGCTCTCAAG TTGGTCAGACGATTACAAGGTCAAGATGGAGATGTCACTGGGGAGGAAGTTCCCGCAACCCCTAAGAAGATATTTCAGATCTTGCATCAG ACTATTGAAGCACTCCAATGTATTCCTTGTCCAGAATTGTCTCTCAGATTATATCTACAATGCGCAGAG GCTGCCAATGATTGTGATTTGGAACCGGTTGCTTATGAGTTCTTTACTCAAGCATTCATCTTATATGAAGAAGAAATAGCG GATTCTAAGGCTCAAATTACTGCACTTCACCTAATAATTGGAACCCTTCAGCGGATGAATATATTTGGGGTGGAAAATAGAGACACCCTCACTCATAAGACAACAGGG TACTCAGCAAAACTTCTAAAGAAGCCTGATCAATGCCGGGCAGTCTATGCATGTTCACACCTTTTCTGGACTGATGACCAAGATGGAATCATGGATGGTGAAAG GGTCCTCCTTTGCTTAAAGCGTGCCTTGAGAATTGCAAATGCTGCTCAACAAATGGCCAATGTATCAAAGGGAAGCAGCGGATCTGTCATTCTATTCATTGAAATTTTGAACAA GTATCTGTACTTCTTTGAGAAAGGAATTCCACAAATCACGAACACTGTCATCCAAGATTTGATCGAACTGATCAGGACAGAGAAGCAAAATGACAGCAGTGCATCTGATCCATCTGCCGAAGCTTTCTTTGCAAGCACTCTACGATATATTGAATTCCAGAAGCAGAAAGGTGGAAGCATAGGAGAAAAGTATGAACAGATAAAAGCTTCGTAA